In the genome of Pagrus major chromosome 17, Pma_NU_1.0, the window tcacacactctgcagcaggaagtgaagctgaaacctgcagcagcttctgGCCTCAAACTTGAAGCTGAGCTGGACTGAAGCTGTCGATCATTAAACTGGACCTGCAGAGAGTCCACAGTTAACCCGACTCACCGAGTTCAAGTTTCAGGTGTGTCAGCCGCAGGTGAACGAGCCGCAGTGGAAGCCTCAGCTGCACCGCAGGCAGCAGCCGCTCTCACCAAACCACAGAGGCTTTTCTGCTTATTCAAGCTGTTTGAAGTCCGAGTCAGCGTCGCTCCTCAGGCAGAATTCATCTGATTGACTGAAATAAAGAATAAGAGATTTTTTGGAGACGCTTCAGATTCAGTTTAGAGACgttcttgtgttttatttcgCCCTCAGTTTGATttgaccttgacctctgacctcaacCACAGAGTTTGGATAAGAACCACTCTGTGGTCAGTACAAACtgcatggccaaaagtatgtggacagctgAACATTCTCCCTCCATGTTAATTAACCCTTTAATGACTCATCAACTATATTCACTATGTTCAGGAAAAGTCTCAGATTCCTTCTGTTAGAGGCTCCACATGATTTAACATGTTAGAGGAAATATAAACAGCAACTTCAGCCTGATTTGAATAATGTCAGGTCATTTGTGCTTTAGGAGCTGTGAAGGAAATGATCAAACTCCCTGCAGACATAAATGAGttactctgcagctgcagagcCTCAGATCGTGTGGTTGATGTCGTCCAGCAGTCTGAGTGCTCGATGTATTTATGGAGATGCACATCACTGAACATCATGTAATATCTTCCAGCCACAGAGGATGCAGTCTAATGTTTTGTTCTCTGCAgcattaataatgaataatcCTCCTTAAAATCCACAACGCtcatttaaagaaacagttcacccaaaaataaaaattcagtcatcagcCCTGCTGAATGAGACTCAGGTGtctgagaagctccagaaatgttctgtggactacgagacttcacctgactttatatcatcaggaggagatgatggctgagcctgactttatatcatcaggaggagatgatggctgagcctgactttatatcatcaggaggagatgatggctgagcctgactttatatcatcaggaggagatgatggctgagcctgactttatatcatcaggaggagatgatggctgagcctgactttatatcatcaggaggagatgatggctgagcctgactttatatcatcaggaggagatgatggctgagcctgactttatatcatcaggaggagatgatggctgagcctgactttatatcatcaggaggagatgatggctgagcctgactttatatcatcaggagggagatgatgactgagcctgactttatatcatcaggagatgatgactgagcctgactttatatcatcaggaggagatgatggctgagcctgactttatatcatcaggaggagatgatgactgagcctgactttatatcatcaggaggagatgatggctgagcctgactttatatcatcaggaggagatgatgactgagcctgactttatatcatcaggagatgatgactgagcctgactttatatcatcaggaggagatgatggctgagcctgactttatatcatcaggaggagatgatggctgagcctgactgaGGTGAATGCTGAGGTTACAGtgttgggtgaactgctcctttaaggttacctgtgcaaaataaatgtttaaccaCCTTAAAAAATAACTGTGTTAAAACTGAAGCAGCTCCGTCCTGTAATGAAGCTGAGCTGAGATCTGAAGCTTTGTATAAAAACCCCACtgagcatgtttgtgtgaggctttgtgtccctgtgtgtccctgtgtgtccctgtgtgtcctctgtgtgtgctggaacagtctgtcctgtgttcggtgTCGCTGTGAAGAGAAACGTCCTGACAGCAGCTTTCTGTCTCGTTACTGATCACAGAACAATCGTGTGTTTGGACTGAACGCCGGCGTCTTTCTCTGACGCTCTGGAAGCTTTCACActcagcactgctgctgctgctgctgctgctgcagtgtttcctgACAGAGaccacacctccacacacacacacacacacacacacacacacacacacacacacacacacacacacacacacacacacacactcacacacacacacacacacacacacacaggcctgacAGCACTGACACACTCATCCCTGATGAAACCAGCAGATACAGGAtgtttacttcaaaataaaggcactcTGCTCTGTTGctttaaaacactgaacacaaaacTGAGACAGTTTCTATCAGAAGCATCAGATTCTTTACTGGATGTAAAGTACTAATactacaaataaaacatatgtaCTGTAGTTTTAtctcaataaaacacacattcatcattGTCTTCAGTAGTTTTGGCTCCTGTCATCACCTCTGCACCTGCtgagatcaataaagtttaatcTGTCAGtctgggttttattttgaaggtgtgAATCTTCTACATCATGTGGGAAGGAAAATGTTataagaaatattaaaatatactgtatttgtaatgtgGCTGTCCTGACAGAAGCacgtctctgctgtcagctttgTGACGATGCACTTCCAGCTGATCCATGAaggtttttaaagagtttattcAGCTGAAGAAGAACCAGAAGTTTCTCACCAACATTCAACaccaacacatctggagatgaAGCTGTCAGGTAAATGTGGGGGAGTAGAAGTATAGAgcagcataaaatggaaacactcaggtaaagtacaagtaccttggATGTGTACGTCTGTACAGTACTTTCTGTGCTTATCAAAATGAATCAGATCACTGCAAAAAGAGTTTCagtatttcaaaaatatttttttcctcatagaAAATATCctacacaaaaaaatatattaaataaaacctATTGGTATTTATCTGTGCagatattaattattattgcaCCTCAGAGTCTTCTGACATCATATTAGAACAACTGAGGaacatttgtaaaaatattttttagccAAGAAGCTTTGTGACACTGACACATCATGCTGGGAAAACACGAGTCAGCAGGTTTACACtcacttgtggagtccatgcagctCGAGTTCATGAAGtgggacaaaccaaacactgagaTATTCTGacattcatggacatttttcactcaaactgtgaAGAagatattaacattttttaatgacaaaatagCTTTACGTtcggaaaaaaaactaaatggaAGAATTCTGAGCAGCGGCGTCAGACTTCTGGACCCTGCTGCATGTTTATAATATTCCTCTGCCAAATGTGTAGAAATACAACTCTGATGGGTTTTTTGTGGAGGCAGAAAGTTACTAAGTGGATTTTCcaacaaagaaaatatgtaaaattaaTGATTCTTTTAATCaatattgaattgaattggaatcatttatttgaaaatgttataataataataataataataataataataataatgataataatagtattattaaactattattattagtaataataataataataataaactattgctgtttttatttattgttattattaataataatgataataataaactattgctatttttatttttattattattattaatattaatattattaatattattacatATATTTACTTGAAGGTTTTTAAAATTGCATCCTTTTTAAACATAAttgaaataatttattaatttatatttactGATATACGATTGTATCATTTTACAGCAATATAAGATTTAtatgtatgttatgttatatgtaTAATATTGCATTTCAAAATGTAGTTGGAAACAGaactatgttgtttttaaattgtatttttagcaaataaatgtttaaatagaATCATTTATTTGAACACGtttctttatacattttaattgagAGCATTTAAAACACTGCATCCTTTTTTTAAACGTATCTCTTCATCAGCCTCACCTCGGCTCTTATTGTGAAACGTGCCACCGGAAGTGTCCGTGTTGCCCCGGGGTGTCTTGACTCGGGCGGAACGCTCGGACAGACGCGCTGAAACGTTCCCAGTCGACGGAGACTCCCTGCGACACTCGGACCGTCAACACATCGCGCTCGTGCTGTTTATCGGCGCCGTTCACGTCAACATGTCGCACACCGTCATCACGACCAGCACCACGACCACCAGGACGTCCGGGGACAGCGTCCTCAACATGGGCTTCACCCGAACCATCCCGGGAATGCTGAAGCTGGGACAGATGGTGAGTCCAACACGGAGCTCACCCGGGACGGTTCACACCGACGCCCCGGGacatgttagctaacgttagcttcagTGTGACACCGGGTcaggtgaggacagacaggtgatgtCAGTGTCTCATGGAAAGACTCATACTGGACTTTATGTTGATCAGCTGAGCGACACCGACCCGAGCTCTGCTGGTCTGAGCGGCACCGGTTACATTATCACAGTTTAATGCTGCAGAAGTTCTGATCCACTGACATAAATACGCTTTTATTGTTTCAGCATTGATTTCAGAGGAACAGGATCAATTCTCTGATGTCCGTTTATTAAAAgtgaaactgtgaaaatattccTGTTTCTCACAGAAATGTGATGATAAACTGAGAGTGGGACGAGTCAGtgctctgctggacaaactgaCCACAGCaggttattattgattataAGCAACATGATGGATTACAGACAGATAAATACAGACAGATAAATACAGACGGATAAATACAGACGGATAAATACTGACAGATAAATACAGACAGATAAATACTGACGGATAAATACAGACAGATAAATACTGACAGATAAATACAGACGGATAAATACAGACGGATAAATACAGACGGATAAATACTGACAGATAAATACAGACAGATAAATACAGACGGATAAATACTGACAGATAAATACAGACAGATAAATACAGACGGATAAATACAGACAGATAAATACTGACAGATAAATACAGACGGATAAATACAGACGGATAAATACAGACGGATAAATACAGACAGATAAATACTGACGGATAAATACAGACGGATAAATACTGACGGATAAATACAGACAGATAAATACAGACGGATAAATACAGACGGATAAATACAGACGGATAAATACAGCGAGAGACGAGAATCTAAAATGCAgaatttacaataaaacatgtcCAATGTATTTATTATACAATTAGACAGTTTGACACAGAACCAGGACAAACACTGTAGCTAGTAAAGGAAAAGTCCACCACAAAAACCCTGAGCCGTCATCTCCTCACCCCCACGTCTGCAGCTGCTTCAtcagctgaagcagctgcagatgatttaaacatcagatgtctccgtgcagctcgtctgctgtgatctcagtctgcaggagagaaaagCTTCAGTGTGCAGCCGGACTGAAGAGGCTGTAAACATCatctccatcatctccatcatctcctcagatcaggttgatctctgtgatcacagcagacgagctgcatggagacacctgatgtttaaatcatctccagctttATAGcaactttatatcatcaggaggagatgatggctgagcctgactttatatcatcaggaggagatgatggctgagcctgactttatatcatcaggaggagatgatgactgagcctgactttatatcatcaggaggagatgatgactgagcctgactttatatcatcaggaggagatgatggctgagcctgactttatatcatcaggaggagatgatgactgagcctgactttatatcatcaggaggagatgatggctgagcctgactttatatcatcaggaggagatgatggctgagcctgactttatatcatcaggaggagatgatggctgagcctgactttatatcatcaggaggagatgatggctgagcctgactttatatcatcaggaggagatgatggctgagcctgactttatatcatcaggaggagatgatggctgagcctgactttatatcatcaggaggagatgatggctgagcctgactttatatcatcaggaggagatgatggctgagcctgactttatatcatcaggaggagatgatggctgagtttaTATTactgggtgaactgctcctttaccTTCGTTCTGATAAAGCATCCATGAGCTGCCGTCTTCTTTCAGCATTTCTGCACGGCTGCATCTCCATGTGAAAtagtttaaatatatttaaatagtTTAGAGTTTTAGTTTCTTGGTtatattgtttctgttgtttctacTGGTTTCTTTCTGTCCactttgctgctgtttattGCAGTTGTGGGACTAATGAAGGATCATCTGATCTTTGATCACTGTTCGTGActgacttttcctttttggtgaactgttcctttaaggttcTGTGATTCTGTTCTCCCAGGTCGCCCTGCTCATCGCCTTCCTGTGCGTCCACTGTGCTCGCGGTTGGCCCAGCTGGGCTGCGTTCCAGTACTTTGAGGTGGTGGTGCTGTGGTTCCTCATCGCTCTCACCATCTTCTTCCTCATGCACCTGTTCCGGCTGCAGGGGAAGATGCCCTGCATCAACTGGCCGCTGACGGTGAGGAAGCGTAAACATTTCCACATCAGTGTGTTTAAAATCTGCAGGTTACCGACACGTTCGCCTCACTTCTGCTTTTCTGCTGAACTGTGAGACGGATCTGACGTTTTGATCTGCAGAGTTCCATAACAGGAACGTACGTGATGTTTCACCACAAACGCACACGTGTGAAGTTAAATTAGAAAGGAAGGAAGCTTCTGTAGCTTCATCTCAGTAATGAGCTTTAAAGATGCACTTCCTTCTTcttattcatcttttttaagACACTAAAATCCCCACGCATCCTCTGCCTGTCGACTCAACTGTGACCCGAGTCCAGTTTTAAACTGAAGCCTGACAGATGCtgtttaaatataatattatttgACATAAATGAACATTTTGAACATTCGGCTCAGCTGAACAGtcgttttctttttctggcagAGTGTCTCACATCCCCACcatttgttatgttttattaatgatgatCAGAGAAGCAACTCATGAAAAGGATctaattttaaaacataaatcaaattCATTCCACTTAGTTTCACTCCATATTTTCCTCCGGTCATCCAGGCCGCCGCTGCAGTGGCGCCGTGCCTGCCCCGCCCCTcggtttgagaaccactgctttAATTTCAACATGCTGTATTATATTTCCCCCAAACGTGGCCGGAGGGGAAACGAGGAGAAACAGGATGAGGAGCAGAGAAACACTTGTCTCTGCTGCCTCTTTCACACTGTCCAGAAAATCCCAACAACATCTgcaaacatctggcttttgttttttgtgaatgtaaatgATCAGGATTTGCTCGTGGGCACCTCGGCAGCAGTCACAGGTATTTGTCACCTCCGGCTTGGCTGTGATGTGAACGTGACACCCGGGTGAACACGTGAATGTCCTCGGTTGTTTCCATGTTAGTATCTGATCtgtactgagcatgtgcagctctcagcagAGATGACaaagaagtgagatgtctcactctgccTCCATCCTCAGCTCCggaaaaaacaatgttgaatTCAGAATTTTATTGATTAACACTTTATAAAGCAAGATCTATCGTCTGCTACATGTAGTCTGCTGAGGTTTATGAGCCGCTGTTTCTACTGttcactttttatttctgtgatgATGAACGTGACacaagaaaaaagtatttttagcaggtttacccGCGTTTTACAAACAGGAAATAGCTGCCGTTAGCGTTCATCATGGCCGACTGCAGAGAGACCGACATCCAGGTCAACTTACAGCTGTGAATTCATCCACacagcagtttgtttattcatgtcGGGATGAAATCAGGTggaattttcctttaaattgttttttaacatttagatcaagaaaataaatgtatgaatttaAAGACTTGGTTGGATCATGGGAGCTG includes:
- the cmtm7 gene encoding CKLF-like MARVEL transmembrane domain-containing protein 7, with protein sequence MSHTVITTSTTTTRTSGDSVLNMGFTRTIPGMLKLGQMVALLIAFLCVHCARGWPSWAAFQYFEVVVLWFLIALTIFFLMHLFRLQGKMPCINWPLTEFFHYSVGTVLIFIASIVAAVKTGGVSALVAGSVFGFIATFLMAVSLWTSYSVTCGSHQTGAAV